The proteins below come from a single Tachypleus tridentatus isolate NWPU-2018 chromosome 13, ASM421037v1, whole genome shotgun sequence genomic window:
- the LOC143240032 gene encoding serine/threonine-protein phosphatase Pgam5, mitochondrial-like isoform X1, translating to MVVMCGRHILYCLAGSGISLGFLWRILDGKQYASTSWTTNSVPSIKWDSNWDRRESTNLEKSPQKRDSGEVNQYNEQQEKAKPKASRHLILIQHGQSTTVSKDCDPKLTQLGREQANITGKRLKDLNFPYTRIVQSSMQRALETSQLIHVHIPGVKVETCCLLQEGAPIPPEPPIDHWRPKPENFYQDGARIEAAFRKYFHRALPNQESDTYDILVCHANVIRYFLCRALQFPPEAWLRFTLHNCSITWIVIRPTGRVIAYSIGDIGHINSDKMTSS from the exons ATGGTAGTAATGTGTGGAAGACATATATTGTATTGTCTTGCTGGCAGTGGAATTTCATTAGGATTCCTTTGGAGAATTCTTGATGGAAAACAATATGCCTCTACATCATGGACCACTAACTCTGTACCATCCATAAAATGGGACTCAAACTGGGACAg GAGAGAATCAACCAACTTAGAAAAATCCCCACAGAAGAGGGATTCTGGAGAAGTTAATCAATATAACGAACAACAGGAAAAGGCCAAACCCAAAGCTTCACGACACCTGATCCTAATTCAACATGGTCAGAGTACTACAGTGAGTAAAGACTGTGATCCAAAGCTCACACAATTAG GTAGGGAACAGGCAAATATTACAGGGAAACGACTAAAGGATTTAAATTTCCCTTACACTCGGATAGTCCAGTCTTCCATGCAGCGAGCTTTAGAAACTTCCCAGTTAATCCATGTTCACATACCAGGAGTGAAGGTAGAAACTTGTTGTTTGTTGCAAGAAGGAGCCCCAATTCCTCCAGAACCTCCTATTGACCACTGGAGACCTAAACCTGAG AACTTTTACCAAGATGGTGCCAGGATTGAAGCTGCTTTCAGGAAATACTTTCACAGAGCATTGCCAAACCAAGAAAGTGATACTTATGACATACTAGTATGCCATGCAAATGTAATTCGTTATTTTCTTTGCAG agCCCTACAATTTCCTCCAGAAGCCTGGTTGAGATTCACACTTCATAACTGCAGCATAACCTGGATTGTTATTCGTCCAACTGGACGAGTCATTGCATATAGCATTGGAGATATAGGTCACATAAATAGTGACAAAATGACATCATCTTGA
- the LOC143240032 gene encoding serine/threonine-protein phosphatase Pgam5, mitochondrial-like isoform X2, whose amino-acid sequence MVVMCGRHILYCLAGSGISLGFLWRILDGKQYASTSWTTNSVPSIKWDSNWDRRESTNLEKSPQKRDSGEVNQYNEQQEKAKPKASRHLILIQHGQSTTVSKDCDPKLTQLGREQANITGKRLKDLNFPYTRIVQSSMQRALETSQLIHVHIPGVKVETCCLLQEGAPIPPEPPIDHWRPKPENLNFRTFTKMVPGLKLLSGNTFTEHCQTKKVILMTY is encoded by the exons ATGGTAGTAATGTGTGGAAGACATATATTGTATTGTCTTGCTGGCAGTGGAATTTCATTAGGATTCCTTTGGAGAATTCTTGATGGAAAACAATATGCCTCTACATCATGGACCACTAACTCTGTACCATCCATAAAATGGGACTCAAACTGGGACAg GAGAGAATCAACCAACTTAGAAAAATCCCCACAGAAGAGGGATTCTGGAGAAGTTAATCAATATAACGAACAACAGGAAAAGGCCAAACCCAAAGCTTCACGACACCTGATCCTAATTCAACATGGTCAGAGTACTACAGTGAGTAAAGACTGTGATCCAAAGCTCACACAATTAG GTAGGGAACAGGCAAATATTACAGGGAAACGACTAAAGGATTTAAATTTCCCTTACACTCGGATAGTCCAGTCTTCCATGCAGCGAGCTTTAGAAACTTCCCAGTTAATCCATGTTCACATACCAGGAGTGAAGGTAGAAACTTGTTGTTTGTTGCAAGAAGGAGCCCCAATTCCTCCAGAACCTCCTATTGACCACTGGAGACCTAAACCTGAG AATCTTAATTTTAGAACTTTTACCAAGATGGTGCCAGGATTGAAGCTGCTTTCAGGAAATACTTTCACAGAGCATTGCCAAACCAAGAAAGTGATACTTATGACATACTAG